Proteins encoded together in one Microbacterium sp. zg-Y625 window:
- a CDS encoding AMP-binding protein produces MTHRPDSAIDDPGYATLSVASILAESARRHSDRPALLFAGTTTTYAQLWDEVRAYAGALRDRGIRAGDRVAMIVPNVPDFARVYYAALSLGAVVVPVHLLFKADEIAYVLRDAEADLFVVAAPLLGEAIPAAAATGIPVVTVLLPAGTPSPVGDLPRLEDEAAAATPIERHTATRPSDAATILYTSGTTGTPKGAVGSHLALVEQVHCTLIDSFNLHSGDIVFGGLPLFHTFGQTAVMNMAFRVGASIILLPRFDADDALALMVAHGATVFTAVPTMYVGMLEAARRSDARPPLRYAVSGGAALPVAVLEAFRDAFGADVHEGYGLTETAPIVSSNALVEPIRPGTVGRPLWGVDVAIADAEQEERVELVDDPDALGEVVVRGHNLFKGYLGRPDATASAIVDGWFRTGDLGRFVDGVLTIVDRKKDMIVRSGYNVYPTEVEAVIARHPAVAVAAVFGVPDDLRGQEVHVAVVAHDGHSVDAEELIAFTRDRIAAYKYPRAVHVVAELPLGGSGKVLKRELVAQFSPAPAAAAE; encoded by the coding sequence GTGACCCACCGACCCGACTCCGCCATCGACGACCCGGGCTACGCGACGCTGTCGGTCGCGAGCATCCTCGCCGAATCCGCGCGCCGTCACTCTGACCGCCCGGCGCTGCTCTTCGCCGGCACCACCACGACCTATGCGCAGCTGTGGGACGAGGTGCGCGCGTACGCGGGCGCCCTGCGCGACCGTGGCATCCGCGCCGGCGACCGCGTCGCGATGATCGTGCCGAACGTGCCCGATTTCGCCCGCGTGTACTACGCCGCGCTCTCGCTCGGCGCCGTCGTGGTGCCGGTGCACCTGCTGTTCAAGGCCGACGAGATCGCGTACGTGCTGCGGGACGCCGAAGCGGACCTCTTCGTCGTCGCCGCGCCGCTCCTCGGCGAGGCGATTCCGGCGGCGGCGGCCACCGGCATCCCCGTCGTCACGGTGCTGCTGCCCGCCGGGACTCCGTCACCGGTCGGCGACCTGCCGCGTCTGGAGGACGAGGCCGCCGCAGCGACCCCCATCGAACGGCACACCGCGACGCGGCCGAGCGATGCCGCGACGATCCTCTACACCAGCGGCACCACGGGAACCCCGAAGGGCGCCGTCGGCTCACACCTCGCGCTGGTGGAGCAGGTGCACTGCACCCTCATCGACTCGTTCAACCTGCACTCCGGCGACATCGTCTTCGGTGGGCTGCCGCTGTTCCACACGTTCGGTCAGACCGCCGTGATGAACATGGCGTTCCGCGTCGGGGCGTCGATCATCCTGCTGCCGCGTTTCGACGCCGACGACGCGCTCGCCCTCATGGTCGCCCATGGCGCGACGGTGTTCACCGCCGTTCCGACGATGTACGTGGGGATGCTGGAGGCCGCCCGCCGCAGCGACGCCCGGCCGCCGCTGCGGTACGCCGTCTCGGGCGGCGCCGCCCTGCCGGTCGCCGTGCTCGAGGCGTTCCGCGACGCGTTCGGCGCGGACGTGCACGAGGGGTACGGACTGACCGAGACGGCGCCGATCGTGTCGTCGAACGCGCTCGTGGAGCCGATCCGCCCCGGCACCGTCGGGCGTCCCCTCTGGGGCGTCGATGTGGCGATCGCCGACGCCGAGCAGGAGGAGCGGGTGGAGCTCGTGGACGACCCGGACGCGCTCGGCGAAGTCGTCGTGCGGGGGCACAACCTGTTCAAGGGGTATCTCGGTCGCCCGGATGCCACCGCGTCGGCGATCGTCGACGGGTGGTTCCGCACGGGTGACCTCGGGCGGTTCGTCGATGGGGTGCTGACGATCGTGGACCGCAAGAAGGACATGATCGTGCGCAGCGGCTACAACGTGTACCCGACCGAAGTGGAAGCCGTGATCGCGCGGCATCCTGCGGTCGCGGTCGCTGCCGTGTTCGGCGTGCCGGACGACCTGCGCGGGCAGGAGGTGCACGTGGCGGTCGTGGCGCACGACGGGCACAGCGTGGATGCCGAGGAGCTGATCGCGTTCACGCGGGACCGGATCGCGGCGTACAAGTACCCCCGGGCCGTGCATGTGGTGGCGGAGCTCCCGCTCGGCGGAAGCGGCAAGGTGCTGAAGCGGGAACTGGTCGCGCAGTTCTCGCCCGCGCCGGCGGCGGCTGCCGAGTGA
- a CDS encoding acyl-CoA dehydrogenase family protein, translated as MDFAHDDTTRQLAERARAFVDEHVVLAESVLQEQLDATPGEWAFRPIVSELRERARAAGLWNLFLPGEHGAGLTNLQYAPIAEITGWSPRLAPVAFNCAAPDTGNMEVLHDFGTPAQQERWLEPLLDARIRSAFCMTEPDVASSDATNIGTRIRRDGDSYVVSGRKWWSTGAMNPDAAIFIVMGKTDPDAERHRQQSMILVPRDAPGVRVERALTVFGYDDRDHGGHAEVVFDDVRVPAENLLAGEGDGFAIAQARLGPGRIHHCMRALGMGERALALMTDRANERVAFGRTLGEQGVIREWVAEARIELEALRLLVLKTAWLMDTVGNRKAMTEIQAIKIAVPRAVQRILDRAIQVFGGAGVSQDTPLAELFAGVRTLRIADGPDEVHLNSLGRAQLRSRVSIRGAE; from the coding sequence ATGGACTTCGCCCACGACGACACCACTCGGCAGCTGGCAGAACGGGCGCGGGCGTTCGTCGACGAGCACGTGGTGCTCGCCGAGTCGGTGCTGCAGGAGCAGCTGGATGCCACGCCCGGCGAGTGGGCCTTCCGGCCGATCGTGTCGGAGCTGCGGGAGCGTGCCCGTGCGGCGGGGCTCTGGAACCTGTTCCTGCCGGGCGAGCACGGGGCGGGGCTGACGAACCTGCAGTACGCGCCGATCGCCGAGATCACGGGGTGGAGCCCGCGCCTGGCGCCGGTCGCGTTCAACTGCGCGGCCCCCGACACCGGCAACATGGAGGTGCTGCACGACTTCGGCACGCCCGCCCAGCAGGAGCGGTGGCTCGAGCCGCTGCTGGATGCCCGCATCCGCTCCGCGTTCTGCATGACCGAGCCCGACGTCGCCTCGAGCGACGCGACGAACATCGGCACCCGCATCCGCCGCGATGGGGACTCCTACGTCGTATCGGGCCGCAAATGGTGGTCGACGGGGGCGATGAACCCGGATGCCGCGATCTTCATCGTGATGGGCAAGACCGATCCCGACGCCGAGCGGCATCGTCAGCAGTCGATGATCCTCGTGCCCCGCGACGCCCCCGGCGTGCGCGTGGAACGGGCGCTGACGGTGTTCGGCTACGACGATCGCGACCACGGGGGGCACGCCGAGGTCGTCTTCGACGACGTGCGGGTGCCGGCCGAGAACCTGCTCGCGGGGGAGGGCGACGGATTCGCGATCGCGCAGGCGCGGCTGGGGCCCGGTCGCATCCACCACTGCATGCGGGCGCTGGGCATGGGCGAGCGGGCGCTGGCGCTGATGACCGACCGGGCGAACGAGCGCGTCGCTTTCGGGCGCACCCTGGGGGAGCAGGGGGTGATCCGCGAGTGGGTCGCCGAGGCGCGGATCGAGCTGGAGGCGCTGCGGCTGCTCGTGCTGAAGACCGCGTGGCTCATGGACACCGTCGGCAACCGCAAGGCGATGACCGAGATCCAGGCGATCAAGATCGCGGTGCCCCGCGCGGTGCAGCGGATCCTCGACCGGGCGATCCAGGTGTTCGGCGGGGCCGGGGTGTCGCAGGACACCCCGCTGGCGGAGCTCTTCGCCGGCGTCCGCACCCTGCGCATCGCCGACGGCCCCGACGAAGTGCATCTGAACAGCCTCGGCCGCGCCCAGCTGCGCTCGCGAGTGAGTATTCGCGGTGCCGAGTGA
- a CDS encoding phosphotransferase family protein, protein MTDVPGLDVQALTEWLATAHPDLANGDLSATVIAGGRSNLTYAIDGARRPLVLRRPPLGHVLASAHDMRREHRVISALASTPVPVPIAVDVVDDTGGAITGTTFFVMERAPGRVLSTPGHNAGYDPAGLARLSTDLVRTLADLHGVDPASVGLADFGRADGYLSRQMSTWKRQLDASRSRATPTLDALQERLGEGMPQSRRSGIVHGDYRLDNALVDGVEPRLSAVLDWEMATLGDPLVDLGIFALYWDIAALPAAFGGAIPSAVDPAAGYPRFDELAEVYARHAGTDLPDLGWYRAFAAYKLAVILEGIHYRFRSGDTVGDGFDGMGALVEPLARQGLEAL, encoded by the coding sequence ATGACCGACGTGCCGGGGCTCGACGTGCAGGCGCTCACGGAGTGGCTCGCCACCGCGCACCCCGACCTCGCGAACGGTGACCTCAGCGCCACCGTCATCGCCGGCGGCCGCAGCAACCTCACCTACGCGATCGACGGCGCGCGGCGCCCGCTCGTGCTGCGGCGCCCGCCGCTCGGCCACGTGCTCGCCAGTGCGCACGACATGCGGCGCGAGCACCGGGTCATCTCGGCGCTGGCATCCACGCCGGTGCCCGTGCCGATCGCCGTCGACGTCGTCGACGACACCGGGGGAGCGATCACCGGCACCACCTTCTTCGTCATGGAGCGCGCGCCCGGGCGGGTGCTGTCGACCCCCGGGCACAACGCCGGGTACGACCCCGCAGGGCTGGCCCGCCTGAGCACCGACCTGGTGCGGACCCTGGCGGATCTGCACGGCGTCGACCCGGCATCCGTGGGGCTGGCGGACTTCGGCCGCGCCGACGGATACCTCTCGCGCCAGATGTCCACGTGGAAGCGGCAGCTCGACGCCTCGCGCTCGCGGGCGACGCCGACGCTCGACGCGCTGCAGGAACGCCTGGGCGAGGGGATGCCGCAGAGCCGGCGCTCCGGCATCGTGCACGGCGACTACCGACTCGACAACGCCCTCGTCGACGGCGTGGAGCCGCGCCTGTCGGCCGTGCTCGACTGGGAGATGGCGACGCTGGGTGATCCGCTGGTGGACCTGGGCATCTTCGCGCTGTACTGGGACATCGCCGCCCTTCCCGCCGCGTTCGGCGGCGCGATTCCGAGCGCCGTCGATCCGGCCGCCGGATACCCGCGGTTCGACGAACTCGCCGAGGTGTATGCCCGGCATGCCGGGACGGACCTGCCCGACCTCGGCTGGTACCGCGCCTTCGCGGCGTACAAGCTCGCGGTGATCCTCGAGGGGATCCACTACCGCTTCCGCTCCGGCGACACCGTCGGCGACGGATTCGACGGGATGGGCGCGCTGGTGGAACCGCTCGCCCGCCAAGGACTGGAGGCGCTCTGA
- a CDS encoding acyl-CoA thioesterase, whose product MTRWRDNDQYGHLNNVVYYEAMDTAVNAWMIAEGGLDPASSPAIALVVSSSCDYRASASFPEPLEVGVGVERLGATSITWALGILRPGEDEPIAVGRFVHVFVDAASRRPVPVPGAVRAAVAAQLLD is encoded by the coding sequence ATGACCCGCTGGCGCGACAACGACCAGTACGGGCACCTCAACAACGTCGTGTATTACGAGGCGATGGACACCGCGGTGAACGCCTGGATGATCGCCGAGGGAGGCCTCGATCCGGCATCCTCGCCGGCGATCGCCCTCGTCGTCTCGTCGTCGTGCGACTACCGCGCGTCGGCGTCGTTCCCCGAGCCGCTCGAGGTCGGGGTCGGCGTGGAGCGGCTGGGGGCCACGAGCATCACGTGGGCGCTCGGGATTCTGCGCCCCGGCGAGGACGAGCCCATCGCCGTGGGGCGTTTCGTGCACGTGTTCGTGGATGCCGCGAGCCGCCGTCCCGTTCCCGTGCCGGGTGCCGTGCGCGCGGCGGTCGCGGCGCAGCTGCTCGACTGA
- a CDS encoding QsdR family transcriptional regulator yields the protein MSTPAPAPVAPPIATVGVDAAPSWLSARLASHADARRAFDLAREQFIAGHRIDMGALAAALGVDRTSLFRWVGNRDALLSEVLWSLAVPTLVQADHATADRVGADRLAELLTHFVADLNRAPYFREFLRREPARALRLLTTIESEIQRRYVATAEWLIRAELGAQPLGGAIDVHSLAYLLVRVSESFTYADLIAGDEPSASRARAAFRVLLRAD from the coding sequence ATGTCCACGCCCGCGCCTGCGCCCGTCGCGCCGCCCATCGCGACGGTGGGGGTGGATGCCGCCCCCTCCTGGCTCTCGGCGCGGCTGGCATCCCACGCCGACGCCCGGAGGGCGTTCGACCTCGCCCGCGAGCAGTTCATCGCCGGGCACCGCATCGACATGGGCGCGCTCGCCGCGGCGCTGGGCGTGGATCGCACCTCGCTCTTCCGTTGGGTGGGCAACCGCGACGCCCTGCTGAGCGAGGTGCTGTGGTCGCTCGCCGTCCCGACCCTCGTGCAGGCCGACCACGCCACGGCGGATCGCGTCGGCGCGGACCGCCTCGCCGAGCTGCTCACCCACTTCGTCGCCGACCTGAACCGCGCGCCCTACTTCCGTGAGTTCCTGCGGCGCGAGCCTGCCCGTGCGCTGCGGCTGCTCACGACGATCGAAAGCGAGATCCAGCGTCGGTACGTCGCGACGGCCGAGTGGCTGATCCGCGCGGAGCTGGGGGCGCAGCCGCTCGGCGGGGCCATCGACGTGCACAGCCTCGCGTACCTGCTCGTGCGCGTCTCCGAATCGTTCACCTATGCCGACCTGATCGCCGGCGACGAGCCCAGCGCGTCTCGCGCCCGCGCGGCGTTCCGCGTGCTGCTGCGCGCGGACTGA
- a CDS encoding acyl-CoA dehydrogenase family protein yields the protein MPLTLTPPADETHAPPAERLDADFYDFQSALTDAERAQLGRIRAFLRDEVAPRADEFWERAESPRHLFPRFAELGMLGAGIPEVAQYDNSALYRGWVALEISRVDASTATFLGVHSGLAMNAIWVGGSDEQRAQWLPPMARGELVGAFALTEPLSGSDTARGLRTTATRRKAADGTDEWVIDGAKRWIGSAGFSDITVVWARDTADGQMKGFIVPTSTPGYSATKIERKQSLRAVENADITLTGVVVPDALRLQRIESFTEVAIVLRLTRAEVAWQGLGNGIGAYEAAVRYTATREQFGKPIASFQLVQDKLATALSNITACLAMCTRVSQLQDEGKQTDAQAAMAKAFVTARMRETVALCREVMGGNGITLDYGAARAFCDAEAIYTFEGTHDMNTLIVGREITGIQAFTS from the coding sequence ATGCCGCTCACCCTCACCCCACCCGCCGACGAGACCCACGCCCCGCCCGCCGAGCGCCTCGACGCCGACTTCTACGATTTCCAGAGCGCGCTGACCGACGCCGAACGCGCGCAGCTGGGCCGCATCCGCGCATTCCTGCGTGACGAGGTCGCGCCCCGCGCGGACGAGTTCTGGGAACGCGCGGAGAGCCCGCGCCACCTCTTCCCCCGGTTCGCCGAGCTGGGCATGCTCGGTGCCGGCATCCCCGAGGTCGCCCAGTACGACAACAGCGCCCTCTACCGGGGCTGGGTCGCCCTGGAGATCTCCCGGGTGGATGCCTCGACGGCCACCTTTCTGGGCGTGCACAGCGGCCTGGCGATGAACGCGATCTGGGTGGGCGGCTCCGACGAGCAGCGCGCCCAGTGGCTGCCGCCGATGGCGCGCGGCGAGCTGGTCGGGGCGTTCGCGCTGACCGAGCCGCTGTCGGGATCCGACACGGCGCGCGGGCTTCGCACCACCGCCACGCGGCGGAAGGCGGCCGACGGCACCGACGAGTGGGTGATCGACGGCGCGAAGCGCTGGATCGGGAGCGCGGGATTCTCGGACATCACCGTCGTGTGGGCCCGGGACACCGCAGACGGGCAGATGAAGGGCTTCATCGTGCCCACGTCCACCCCCGGCTACTCGGCGACCAAGATCGAGCGCAAGCAGTCGCTGCGCGCCGTCGAGAACGCCGACATCACGCTGACGGGCGTCGTCGTTCCCGACGCGCTGCGGCTGCAGCGGATCGAGTCGTTCACCGAGGTCGCGATCGTGCTGCGGCTGACGCGCGCCGAGGTCGCCTGGCAGGGGCTCGGCAACGGCATCGGCGCCTACGAGGCGGCGGTGCGCTACACCGCGACGCGTGAGCAGTTCGGGAAGCCGATCGCGTCGTTCCAGCTCGTGCAGGACAAGCTCGCCACCGCGCTGTCGAACATCACGGCGTGCCTCGCGATGTGCACGCGGGTTTCGCAGCTGCAGGACGAAGGCAAGCAGACCGACGCGCAGGCCGCGATGGCGAAGGCGTTCGTCACGGCCCGGATGCGCGAGACCGTCGCCCTCTGCCGCGAGGTGATGGGAGGCAACGGCATCACGCTGGACTACGGGGCGGCGCGGGCCTTCTGCGACGCGGAGGCGATCTACACCTTCGAGGGGACGCACGACATGAACACGCTCATCGTGGGGCGCGAGATCACCGGCATCCAGGCGTTCACCTCATGA
- a CDS encoding acetyl-CoA C-acetyltransferase yields the protein MNEAYIVATARSPIGRARKGSLADVRPDDLVAQMVQAALDMVPSLDPARIDDLMIGTGQPAGRQGMNIARIVSVLLGLDTVPGTTVNRYCSSSLQTTRMAFHAIKAGEGDVFVSAGVESVSQYAHGFADLPEAVNPAFADAAARTAARSEAGSPVWADPRADGALPDAYIAMGQTAENVAQLHGVTREQQDAYAARSQQRAEAAIASGFWARDITPVTLADGTVVSADDGPRAGVTAAGLAGLDPVFRPDGTVTAGNCCPLNDGAAAVVIVSGRVVDELGLQPLARIVSTGVSGLSPEVMGLGPVEASRQALARAGLGIDDMDLVEINEAFAAQVIPSARELGIDPERLNVHGGAIAVGHPFGMTGARITSTLINGLASTGGRYGLETMCVGGGQGMALVLSRD from the coding sequence ATGAACGAGGCGTACATCGTCGCCACGGCCCGCTCGCCCATCGGCCGCGCCCGCAAGGGGTCGCTCGCGGACGTGCGCCCCGACGACCTCGTCGCACAGATGGTGCAGGCGGCGTTGGACATGGTGCCGTCTCTGGACCCCGCACGGATCGACGACCTGATGATCGGCACCGGACAGCCCGCCGGAAGGCAGGGCATGAACATCGCGCGGATCGTCTCGGTGCTGCTCGGGCTCGACACGGTGCCGGGCACGACCGTGAACCGGTACTGCTCCTCGTCGCTGCAGACCACGCGCATGGCGTTCCACGCGATCAAGGCCGGCGAGGGGGACGTCTTCGTGTCGGCGGGCGTCGAGTCGGTGTCGCAGTACGCGCACGGGTTCGCCGACCTGCCCGAGGCGGTGAACCCGGCCTTCGCGGATGCCGCGGCGCGCACGGCCGCCCGGTCGGAGGCGGGGTCGCCGGTGTGGGCCGACCCGCGGGCGGACGGGGCGCTGCCGGATGCCTACATCGCGATGGGGCAGACGGCCGAGAACGTCGCGCAGCTGCACGGGGTGACCCGCGAGCAGCAGGACGCGTACGCGGCGCGGTCGCAGCAGCGGGCCGAGGCGGCGATCGCCTCGGGCTTCTGGGCGCGCGACATCACGCCGGTGACGCTCGCGGACGGGACCGTGGTGAGCGCGGACGACGGGCCGCGGGCGGGGGTGACAGCGGCCGGGCTCGCCGGGCTCGACCCGGTGTTCCGGCCGGACGGCACGGTGACGGCGGGCAACTGCTGCCCGCTCAACGACGGGGCGGCGGCCGTCGTGATCGTGTCGGGCCGGGTGGTGGACGAGCTCGGGCTGCAGCCGCTGGCGCGGATCGTCTCGACCGGGGTGAGCGGGCTGTCGCCCGAGGTGATGGGGCTCGGACCGGTCGAGGCGTCGCGGCAGGCGCTGGCGCGCGCGGGGCTCGGGATCGACGACATGGACCTCGTGGAGATCAACGAGGCGTTCGCGGCGCAGGTGATCCCCTCGGCACGGGAGCTCGGGATCGATCCGGAGCGGCTGAACGTGCACGGCGGCGCGATCGCGGTGGGGCACCCGTTCGGCATGACGGGGGCGCGCATCACGTCGACGCTGATCAACGGGCTCGCTTCGACGGGTGGGCGGTACGGCCTCGAGACGATGTGCGTGGGCGGCGGCCAGGGCATGGCGCTGGTACTGTCCCGCGACTGA
- a CDS encoding MaoC family dehydratase — MIAAESPATLAGLVGATATGEWFEITQERIAAFAEATEDRQWIHLDAERAASGPFGGTIAHGYLTLSLLPRLTEGLLQVGGVAMAVNYGLDKVRFLQPVLAGSRVRAVTELASADETPQGVRVGMRTTVEIDGGRKPALIAETLALLVPAPARE, encoded by the coding sequence ATGATCGCGGCGGAGTCGCCGGCGACGCTGGCCGGGCTGGTGGGCGCAACGGCGACGGGGGAATGGTTCGAGATCACGCAGGAGCGGATCGCTGCGTTCGCCGAGGCGACGGAGGATCGGCAGTGGATTCACCTGGATGCCGAGCGTGCGGCATCCGGGCCCTTCGGGGGGACGATCGCGCATGGGTACCTGACGCTGTCGCTGCTGCCGCGGCTGACCGAGGGGCTGCTGCAGGTCGGCGGGGTCGCGATGGCGGTGAACTACGGCCTCGACAAGGTGCGGTTCCTGCAGCCGGTGCTCGCGGGGTCGCGGGTGCGGGCGGTGACCGAGCTCGCGTCGGCGGACGAGACGCCCCAGGGGGTGCGGGTGGGGATGCGCACGACCGTTGAGATCGACGGGGGACGCAAGCCCGCGCTGATCGCCGAGACGCTGGCCCTGCTGGTCCCCGCGCCCGCTCGCGAGTGA
- the fabG gene encoding 3-oxoacyl-ACP reductase FabG, whose amino-acid sequence MTSSSSPSRTAIVTGAARGIGAATARRLAAAGHAVAVLDLDADACADTVAAIEADGGRVLAVGANVADVAAVASAVDTVVAELGAPTILVNNAGIIRDNMLFKMSEDDWDAVMTVHLRGAFVMTKAVQAHMVQAGWGRIVNLSSTSALGNRGQANYAAAKAGMQGFTKTLAIELGRYGVTANAVAPGFIQTDMTRATAERMGVSFEDFVAAMAKEIPVGRGGTPEDVATAVAFFAGEDAGFISGQVLYVAGGPRA is encoded by the coding sequence ATGACTTCCTCTTCTTCTCCCTCCCGCACCGCGATCGTCACCGGGGCCGCACGCGGCATCGGCGCCGCGACGGCTCGCCGCCTCGCCGCCGCCGGTCACGCGGTCGCCGTGCTCGACCTCGACGCGGACGCGTGCGCCGACACCGTCGCCGCGATCGAAGCCGACGGGGGCCGCGTCCTCGCCGTCGGGGCGAACGTCGCGGATGTCGCTGCCGTGGCATCCGCCGTCGACACGGTCGTCGCCGAGCTCGGGGCGCCGACCATCCTCGTGAACAATGCGGGGATCATCCGCGACAACATGCTGTTCAAGATGAGCGAGGACGACTGGGATGCCGTGATGACGGTGCACCTGCGGGGCGCCTTCGTCATGACGAAGGCCGTGCAGGCGCACATGGTCCAGGCGGGCTGGGGGCGCATCGTGAACCTGTCGTCGACGTCGGCGCTCGGCAACCGGGGGCAGGCGAACTACGCCGCGGCGAAGGCCGGGATGCAGGGGTTCACCAAGACCCTCGCGATCGAGCTGGGGCGGTACGGGGTGACGGCGAACGCCGTGGCGCCGGGGTTCATCCAGACCGACATGACCCGCGCGACCGCCGAGCGGATGGGGGTCTCGTTCGAGGACTTCGTCGCGGCGATGGCGAAGGAGATCCCGGTGGGGCGGGGTGGGACTCCCGAAGACGTCGCGACGGCGGTGGCGTTCTTCGCCGGGGAGGATGCCGGGTTCATCTCGGGCCAGGTGCTGTACGTGGCGGGCGGGCCCCGCGCATGA
- a CDS encoding alcohol dehydrogenase catalytic domain-containing protein: MQITGAVLEVSGATAPFAASRPFTIGPLELDDPGHGELLVRIEAAGVCHSDLSVVDGNRRRPTPMLLGHEAAGIVERVGPGVDDLRPGVRVVMTFLPRCGACAGCATDGRLPCEPGTAANSAGTLVGGGMRLRRRRDGGVDAGAHVFHHLGVSGFASHAVVSRTSVVPVPPDVPAEIAALLGCAVLTGGGAVLNAARPASGSVIAIVGLGGVGMAALLVAVALGLDVIGVDAVPAKLDLARELGAMEALSPADAVARGIRTPSAIEAAGSARAFETALALTAPGGTTVTVGLPGPDARAEVSPLQLTAEARTVIGSYLGSAVPARDIPRYVEMWRAGRLPLERLVTSRIGLDDIDVAMDRLAAGGELRQLIVF; this comes from the coding sequence ATGCAGATCACCGGAGCCGTGCTCGAAGTCTCGGGGGCGACCGCGCCGTTCGCGGCATCCCGCCCGTTCACCATCGGGCCGCTCGAGCTCGACGACCCCGGCCACGGCGAACTGCTCGTGCGCATCGAGGCGGCCGGGGTGTGTCACTCCGACCTCAGCGTCGTCGATGGCAACCGCCGCCGCCCCACGCCGATGCTGCTCGGCCACGAGGCCGCGGGCATCGTCGAACGGGTGGGGCCCGGGGTCGACGACCTCCGCCCCGGCGTGCGCGTGGTCATGACGTTCCTGCCCCGCTGCGGCGCCTGCGCGGGGTGCGCGACCGACGGCCGCCTGCCGTGTGAGCCCGGAACCGCCGCCAATTCCGCCGGCACACTCGTCGGAGGCGGTATGCGACTGCGCCGACGGCGCGACGGCGGTGTGGATGCCGGCGCGCACGTGTTCCACCACCTCGGGGTGAGCGGCTTCGCCAGCCACGCCGTCGTCAGCCGCACCTCCGTCGTGCCGGTGCCCCCGGACGTGCCGGCCGAGATCGCCGCGCTCCTGGGCTGCGCCGTGCTCACGGGCGGCGGTGCCGTGCTGAACGCCGCGCGTCCGGCATCCGGTTCGGTGATCGCGATCGTGGGGCTCGGCGGGGTCGGCATGGCCGCGCTGCTGGTCGCCGTCGCGCTGGGGCTCGACGTGATCGGCGTCGACGCCGTGCCGGCCAAGCTCGACCTCGCGCGGGAGCTCGGTGCCATGGAGGCGCTCTCGCCGGCGGATGCCGTGGCGCGCGGCATCCGCACCCCGAGCGCGATCGAGGCGGCGGGGTCGGCGCGCGCGTTCGAGACCGCGCTGGCGCTGACCGCGCCCGGCGGAACGACCGTGACCGTGGGGCTTCCGGGGCCCGATGCGCGGGCCGAGGTCTCGCCGCTGCAGCTGACCGCCGAGGCGCGCACCGTCATCGGGAGCTACCTCGGCTCCGCCGTGCCTGCCCGGGACATCCCGCGCTACGTCGAGATGTGGCGGGCGGGCCGGCTGCCGTTGGAGCGTCTCGTGACCTCCCGCATCGGCCTCGACGACATCGATGTCGCGATGGACCGCCTCGCCGCCGGTGGCGAACTGCGTCAGCTCATCGTCTTCTGA